From Methylopila sp. M107, a single genomic window includes:
- the phnY gene encoding phosphonoacetaldehyde dehydrogenase, protein MTVQNKLPFRQEAMRIAGKLVNTDNIVEVFNPYDNSLVGTVPAAREEHVRDAFQKAHAFKPKLTRYERQQILQKTAELLRDRRDEFARLIVAEAGLCWKDGLYEASRAYDVWSFAAQLTIKDDGEIYSCDISPNGKARKIFTTRTPLLGVISAITPFNHPLNMVSHKLAPAIATNNRVVLKPTELTPLTALALADVLYEAGLPPEMLSVVTGNPSTMGDAMITDPDADLVTFTGSVRVGKHIANTSGYKRTVLELGGNDPLIVMEDADLDRAADLAVAGATKNSGQRCTAVKRILVVESVADEFSRLVVEKAKKLKSGDPMDPATDVGTVINERSAILFENRVNDAVSKGAEVLHGAPRQGALFAPTVVDYVPYDCELVHEETFGPVIPIVRCPDDIAEVIRISNSTNYGLSSGVCTDRLDYVSRFVSELEVGTVNVWEVPGYRIEMSPFGGIKDSGLGDKEGVVEAMKGFTHIRTWSMPWAD, encoded by the coding sequence ATGACTGTTCAGAATAAGCTCCCATTCCGTCAAGAGGCGATGCGTATCGCAGGCAAGTTGGTCAATACAGACAACATTGTCGAAGTGTTTAATCCCTATGATAATTCCTTAGTTGGTACGGTGCCAGCTGCTCGTGAGGAGCATGTTCGAGACGCCTTTCAAAAAGCCCACGCTTTCAAGCCCAAGCTCACGCGGTATGAGCGTCAACAGATCTTGCAGAAGACGGCGGAGCTTCTCCGCGACCGCCGAGACGAGTTTGCGCGGCTGATAGTGGCCGAAGCCGGACTGTGCTGGAAGGATGGTCTCTACGAGGCGAGCCGCGCCTATGATGTGTGGTCATTCGCGGCTCAGCTTACCATTAAAGACGACGGTGAAATATACTCGTGCGACATTTCTCCAAACGGAAAGGCGCGCAAAATCTTCACGACGCGTACCCCGTTGCTAGGAGTAATTTCAGCCATTACACCATTTAACCATCCACTCAACATGGTGAGCCATAAACTCGCGCCTGCGATTGCGACCAACAACCGGGTCGTGCTTAAGCCGACCGAGCTCACGCCGCTCACGGCGCTCGCACTCGCTGACGTGCTCTACGAGGCGGGTCTGCCGCCCGAGATGCTGTCTGTCGTGACCGGCAATCCGTCGACTATGGGCGACGCTATGATCACCGACCCGGACGCCGACCTTGTGACGTTCACGGGCTCGGTACGCGTGGGCAAGCATATCGCCAATACCTCGGGCTACAAGCGAACTGTACTTGAGCTAGGCGGCAACGACCCTCTAATTGTCATGGAGGATGCAGACCTCGACCGCGCCGCAGATCTTGCGGTCGCGGGAGCGACGAAGAACTCCGGCCAGCGATGCACAGCGGTCAAGCGTATTCTCGTGGTGGAGAGCGTCGCGGACGAATTTTCCAGGCTCGTAGTCGAGAAGGCCAAAAAGCTGAAGTCTGGCGACCCGATGGATCCCGCGACTGACGTCGGCACGGTGATCAACGAACGCTCCGCCATCCTGTTCGAAAACCGCGTCAACGACGCTGTGTCAAAGGGTGCCGAGGTCCTGCATGGCGCACCGCGCCAGGGCGCTCTCTTCGCTCCAACGGTCGTCGATTACGTGCCCTATGACTGCGAGCTCGTCCACGAGGAGACGTTCGGGCCCGTGATCCCGATCGTACGCTGCCCGGACGACATCGCTGAAGTCATCCGCATCTCGAATTCGACCAACTACGGCCTATCGTCCGGCGTCTGCACCGACCGTCTCGACTACGTCTCGCGGTTCGTCAGCGAACTTGAGGTCGGCACCGTTAACGTCTGGGAAGTCCCGGGCTACCGCATCGAGATGTCCCCATTTGGCGGCATCAAGGATAGCGGCCTCGGCGACAAGGAAGGCGTCGTCGAAGCCATGAAGGGCTTCACTCACATACGCACGTGGTCGATGCCTTGGGCTGACTGA
- a CDS encoding MFS transporter, whose protein sequence is MSSVNLNAPSRSGLSANDDAFRRAQWRMLLSAMFCYLFFYTGRQTFGFAIPGIQAEFGVSKETLGWVSAALLWCYAVGQAINGNLGDKFGGRRVMSAGAILSCAANWAVSFSTGVLSLGALWGLNGYFQAMGWAPGSRLLSNWFGRHDRGRVFGYYVFAAGMASVLSFVTSLVVVHTLHLDWRWIFRLPVLLMLIGGIAFYLIARERPEDLGFKSPHDDAINVEQAGRVEDDETSWQRYKGVLKNWRLLVGGLAIGFQNAARYGLLIWVPVHFLGDNWAKASASTSVIDPKWISIALPVGMAIGAATNGWVSDKIFGSKRYLAIVLYMALATVVSLYMYTIPREEIYLGLVVLFLCGFFVYGPQSSFWALCPDLVGHKRAGTAVGVMNFCAYLFAGLGEPLIGKFMDTHHDTSLVFLIVAAASGASAVVALFIRR, encoded by the coding sequence ATGAGTTCGGTTAATTTAAATGCGCCAAGCCGTAGCGGCTTGAGCGCAAATGACGACGCTTTCCGTCGCGCACAATGGCGGATGCTGCTTTCTGCGATGTTTTGCTATCTGTTTTTTTATACTGGCAGGCAAACCTTCGGCTTCGCAATACCGGGCATCCAGGCCGAGTTCGGCGTTTCGAAGGAGACGCTGGGCTGGGTGAGCGCGGCGCTACTCTGGTGCTACGCGGTTGGCCAAGCGATCAACGGCAACCTCGGTGACAAGTTCGGCGGTCGCCGGGTGATGAGCGCCGGCGCCATACTGTCCTGCGCTGCCAACTGGGCGGTCAGCTTCTCGACGGGCGTACTAAGTCTCGGGGCGCTTTGGGGGCTGAACGGGTATTTTCAGGCTATGGGTTGGGCCCCAGGGAGCCGGCTACTCTCGAATTGGTTCGGACGACACGACCGCGGGCGCGTCTTTGGATATTACGTCTTCGCTGCTGGCATGGCTTCGGTGCTGTCCTTCGTAACCTCTCTCGTCGTGGTGCATACACTACATCTCGACTGGCGATGGATATTTAGGCTCCCGGTCTTGCTGATGCTAATCGGTGGCATTGCGTTCTACCTCATCGCCCGCGAGCGTCCCGAAGACCTCGGTTTCAAATCTCCACATGACGATGCGATCAACGTCGAGCAGGCCGGCCGAGTTGAGGACGACGAGACATCTTGGCAGCGGTACAAGGGGGTGCTGAAGAACTGGCGGCTTTTGGTCGGCGGCCTAGCCATCGGTTTTCAAAACGCCGCTCGTTACGGACTTCTGATCTGGGTCCCAGTCCACTTTCTAGGCGATAACTGGGCGAAAGCGTCAGCCTCAACATCGGTCATCGACCCCAAGTGGATCTCGATCGCGCTTCCTGTCGGCATGGCGATTGGCGCCGCCACCAACGGATGGGTGTCGGATAAGATCTTCGGATCGAAACGCTACCTCGCCATCGTGCTCTACATGGCGCTGGCGACGGTCGTCTCGCTTTATATGTATACGATTCCCCGCGAGGAAATTTATCTGGGCTTGGTCGTGCTCTTCCTCTGCGGCTTCTTCGTCTACGGTCCTCAATCGTCATTCTGGGCACTTTGCCCGGACCTGGTAGGACATAAACGCGCCGGCACCGCAGTCGGGGTCATGAATTTCTGCGCCTATCTGTTTGCAGGCCTTGGCGAGCCTCTAATTGGCAAATTTATGGATACACACCACGATACGTCGTTAGTGTTTCTGATTGTCGCTGCGGCCAGCGGGGCGAGCGCCGTTGTTGCGCTATTTATTCGGCGATGA
- a CDS encoding DUF47 domain-containing protein encodes MLKLFRRLMPKEDRFFELFEQHSKILVDGAAAFQSMLEGGDSVPAHAAEVVRQENLADDVAREVQQALRRSFVTPFDRADIADLIQAMDDSIDEMNKVVKAVTLYELTTFDPIMQEMGVTIVDAAHLTAEAVPLMSEIGRNAQRLGELTEQIIAIENISDDLHDQGVKELLKAAGRSDPMAYIIGREIYGGLEDVVDRFEDVAKKISGIVIENV; translated from the coding sequence ATGCTCAAGCTTTTTCGCCGATTGATGCCGAAGGAGGATCGCTTCTTCGAGCTGTTCGAGCAGCACTCGAAGATTCTCGTCGATGGAGCCGCCGCTTTTCAATCGATGCTGGAAGGCGGCGACAGCGTTCCGGCACATGCTGCGGAGGTCGTGCGGCAGGAAAACCTTGCCGACGACGTCGCGCGCGAAGTCCAGCAGGCACTCCGTCGAAGCTTCGTCACGCCGTTCGATCGCGCCGACATTGCCGACTTGATCCAAGCGATGGACGACTCCATCGACGAGATGAACAAGGTGGTAAAGGCCGTGACGCTCTATGAGCTCACGACCTTCGACCCGATAATGCAGGAGATGGGTGTGACGATCGTGGATGCCGCGCACCTGACCGCCGAGGCGGTTCCGCTGATGAGCGAGATCGGGCGGAACGCGCAACGGCTCGGCGAGCTCACGGAGCAGATCATCGCCATCGAGAACATATCCGACGACCTGCACGACCAGGGTGTGAAGGAGCTTCTGAAAGCGGCCGGGCGATCCGACCCGATGGCCTACATCATCGGCCGCGAGATCTACGGCGGGCTTGAGGACGTGGTCGACCGCTTCGAGGACGTCGCCAAGAAGATCAGCGGTATCGTGATTGAGAACGTCTGA
- a CDS encoding inorganic phosphate transporter: MGDAALSLPLLVALIGVALAFDFLNGLHDAANSIATIVSTRVLRPRYAVIWAAFFNFIAFLFFGLHVAETIGRGIIDADIVTPGVVFAALIGAIIWNLVTWALGIPSSSSHALIGGLVGAGLAKVGLSSIVWAGLLKTAAAIVLSPAVGFFLALLLVLAVTWAFVRQTPFMVDRTFRIGQFISASLYSLGHGGNDAQKTMGIIAVLLYTSGHGSGEFHVPLWVVLSCQAAMALGTLSGGWRIVHTMGSRITRLKPMQGFCAETGGAITLFAATWLGVPVSTTHTITGAIVGVGAARRTSAVRWGVASNIVVAWVLTMPAAAAISACTYWLVVLFE; encoded by the coding sequence GTGGGCGACGCGGCTCTATCGCTCCCACTGCTCGTCGCGCTCATCGGCGTCGCGCTGGCGTTTGATTTCCTGAACGGGCTGCACGACGCCGCGAACTCGATCGCGACCATCGTGTCGACCCGAGTGCTGCGCCCGCGCTACGCCGTGATCTGGGCGGCGTTCTTCAACTTCATCGCCTTCCTATTCTTCGGCCTCCACGTCGCCGAGACCATCGGGCGCGGCATCATCGACGCCGACATCGTGACGCCGGGCGTCGTGTTCGCGGCGCTGATCGGCGCGATCATCTGGAACCTCGTGACGTGGGCGCTCGGCATTCCGTCCTCGTCGAGCCACGCACTGATCGGCGGGCTGGTCGGCGCCGGCCTCGCCAAGGTCGGGCTGTCGTCGATCGTGTGGGCGGGCCTCCTCAAGACCGCAGCCGCCATCGTGCTGTCGCCCGCCGTCGGGTTCTTCCTTGCGCTGCTGTTGGTGCTCGCCGTCACCTGGGCCTTCGTGCGCCAGACGCCCTTCATGGTCGATCGCACGTTCCGCATCGGTCAGTTCATCTCCGCCTCGCTCTACTCGCTCGGCCATGGCGGCAATGATGCGCAGAAGACCATGGGGATCATCGCGGTCCTGCTCTACACGTCCGGCCACGGCTCGGGCGAGTTCCACGTGCCGCTGTGGGTCGTACTATCGTGCCAGGCCGCGATGGCGCTCGGCACGCTCTCGGGCGGCTGGCGCATCGTCCACACCATGGGCTCGCGCATCACGCGGCTCAAACCCATGCAGGGATTTTGCGCCGAGACCGGAGGAGCGATCACCCTGTTCGCCGCGACCTGGCTCGGCGTGCCGGTCTCCACCACGCACACCATCACGGGCGCAATCGTCGGCGTCGGAGCAGCGCGTCGAACTTCGGCGGTGCGCTGGGGAGTGGCGAGCAACATCGTGGTGGCCTGGGTGCTGACCATGCCTGCCGCAGCCGCGATCTCAGCCTGCACCTACTGGCTGGTCGTGCTGTTCGAGTGA
- a CDS encoding MgtC/SapB family protein, translating into MTNAELVMRLGAAAVAGGVVGVERERLQWAAGLRTHMMVCVGACLAMIVSAYGFEDIRATGQVSFDPSRVAAQVISGVSFLGAGTILLRGEVVRGLTTAASIWGVAAIGLAIGGGLYVAGTAATLIIVGILAGVKPLEERYRDSMKSRALTFVAPRGALTIDKLIELAGPRASRVRTFVARPTEEDGQDEIVITFVRLSQTSVDEIAAKVAALPGVKTSRRDIED; encoded by the coding sequence ATGACGAATGCCGAATTGGTCATGCGCCTCGGGGCCGCGGCCGTAGCGGGCGGTGTCGTGGGCGTCGAGCGCGAGCGCCTGCAATGGGCGGCCGGCCTCCGCACTCACATGATGGTCTGCGTCGGAGCCTGCCTCGCCATGATCGTGTCGGCCTACGGCTTCGAGGACATCCGCGCGACGGGCCAAGTGTCGTTTGATCCCTCTCGCGTCGCGGCGCAGGTGATCTCGGGCGTGAGCTTCCTCGGGGCCGGCACGATCCTGCTGCGCGGCGAGGTCGTGCGCGGACTGACCACGGCGGCCAGCATCTGGGGCGTCGCCGCCATCGGGCTGGCCATCGGCGGCGGGCTCTACGTCGCCGGCACCGCCGCGACGCTGATCATCGTCGGCATCTTGGCTGGCGTTAAGCCGCTCGAAGAACGCTACCGCGACAGCATGAAGAGCCGCGCGCTGACGTTCGTCGCCCCGCGCGGCGCGCTTACCATCGACAAGCTCATCGAACTCGCCGGGCCACGGGCCTCCCGGGTGCGGACCTTCGTGGCTCGCCCGACGGAAGAGGACGGTCAGGACGAGATCGTCATCACCTTCGTGCGGCTCTCCCAGACGAGCGTCGACGAGATCGCCGCCAAGGTCGCGGCGCTACCTGGGGTGAAGACGAGCAGGCGGGATATCGAGGACTAG
- a CDS encoding DUF930 domain-containing protein, which translates to MLKLEPDTRFHQICDIETMRRISAEHGSLHPDRMVMDAEREAELSGDVIVGRGAAIRSGGKWYRLTFQCRATPDRLTVVELNYRIGTAIPETRWEEIGLWR; encoded by the coding sequence TTGCTCAAGCTCGAGCCTGACACACGCTTCCACCAGATTTGCGACATCGAGACGATGCGCCGGATTTCCGCCGAACATGGGTCACTGCATCCCGACCGAATGGTCATGGACGCCGAGCGGGAGGCGGAGCTTTCCGGCGACGTTATCGTCGGTCGTGGAGCCGCCATCCGCAGCGGCGGCAAGTGGTATCGCCTGACGTTCCAGTGCCGCGCGACGCCCGACCGGCTAACCGTGGTCGAGCTGAATTACCGGATCGGCACGGCGATCCCCGAGACGCGCTGGGAAGAGATCGGGCTCTGGCGCTGA
- a CDS encoding NUDIX hydrolase encodes MSKRFRRTKVREQFGAVPYRIGSDGRVEVMLVTTRETHRWMVPKGWPIKKLGPLGTAMREAYEEAGVRGEGGPPIGAFDYLKVMRKGPNQICEVEVYPLLVREELEDWPERAERERRWFLPEEASNAVQEERLQAILMRLPKSLGRGT; translated from the coding sequence ATGAGCAAAAGATTTCGCCGCACCAAAGTACGTGAGCAATTTGGCGCGGTGCCTTATCGGATCGGTTCTGACGGTCGGGTTGAAGTGATGCTGGTCACCACTCGCGAGACCCATCGCTGGATGGTCCCTAAGGGTTGGCCGATCAAGAAGCTGGGCCCCCTCGGGACGGCGATGCGAGAGGCATATGAGGAAGCCGGCGTGCGTGGCGAAGGCGGTCCGCCGATTGGCGCGTTCGACTACCTCAAGGTTATGCGCAAGGGGCCAAACCAGATCTGCGAGGTCGAGGTCTATCCTTTGCTCGTTCGTGAGGAACTCGAGGACTGGCCGGAGAGGGCCGAACGTGAGCGGCGGTGGTTCCTGCCAGAAGAAGCCTCTAACGCAGTCCAGGAGGAGCGACTGCAAGCGATCCTGATGCGCCTGCCGAAAAGCCTTGGCCGCGGCACCTGA
- a CDS encoding transglutaminase family protein — protein MLIRYGYEITLNCQAPTPVVCLLSVHDERSADIRDPEKVFTTPITPTTTYRDLFGNQCRRLVVPAGEFKLWGDATIWDSGLPEEPALDAAEQPVADLPDDTLLYLMGSRYCETDRLSQAAWDLFGGIEPGWSRVQAVCDFVNGHIAFDYMQARSTRTAFDAFNERIGVCRDYAHLAVAFCRCLNIPARYVNGHLGDIGVPVVDPMDFSAWIEVYLGGAWRTFDPRNNIPRIGRIVVARGRDAADVPLINSFGPHTLKSFRVWTYEVDEAPQGQQGA, from the coding sequence ATGCTGATCCGCTACGGCTACGAGATCACGCTGAACTGCCAGGCGCCGACGCCGGTCGTCTGTCTCCTGTCGGTCCATGACGAGCGCAGCGCGGACATTCGCGATCCCGAGAAGGTGTTCACGACGCCGATCACGCCCACAACGACCTATCGCGACCTGTTCGGCAACCAGTGCCGGCGCCTCGTGGTTCCGGCCGGCGAATTCAAGCTCTGGGGCGACGCCACAATCTGGGACAGCGGGCTGCCGGAAGAACCGGCTCTCGACGCGGCCGAGCAGCCGGTCGCGGACCTGCCCGACGACACTCTGCTGTACCTTATGGGCAGTCGCTACTGCGAGACCGACCGGCTCAGCCAAGCGGCCTGGGACCTGTTCGGGGGCATCGAGCCGGGATGGAGCCGCGTGCAGGCGGTGTGCGATTTCGTCAATGGCCATATCGCCTTCGACTACATGCAGGCGCGCTCGACCCGCACAGCCTTCGACGCCTTCAACGAACGCATCGGCGTCTGTCGCGACTACGCCCATCTTGCGGTCGCGTTCTGCCGCTGCCTGAACATCCCCGCGCGCTACGTGAACGGTCATCTCGGGGACATCGGCGTGCCCGTCGTCGATCCCATGGATTTCAGCGCCTGGATCGAGGTCTATCTCGGGGGCGCCTGGCGCACCTTCGACCCGCGCAACAACATCCCACGCATCGGCCGCATCGTGGTCGCGCGCGGCCGGGACGCCGCGGACGTGCCGCTGATCAACTCCTTCGGCCCGCATACGCTGAAGTCGTTCAGAGTATGGACCTACGAGGTCGACGAAGCCCCGCAGGGTCAGCAGGGCGCCTAG
- a CDS encoding transglutaminase family protein, with protein sequence MDPIAIRHRTSYRYRSPVRLNPHRMVIRPRESRELRLLSIEVSVAPEARLSWSQDVFGNAVAIASFADATDLLSIESVARIVLDAPAWPVFDVAASAIQYPFPYSDDERMDLGSLTLNQHLDPAGRLGVWARGFVYGRPTDNLSLLKDVNAGVAAGISYEIREDEGTQSPLETLDRRRGSCRDFATLFVETVRSLGFGARVVSGYLNDPQLNLVGSEGLGSTHAWAEVYVPGAGWITFDPTNRSVGSANLIPVAVARDIRQIMPLSGSYLGAADTFTDMSVEVSVVSAASSARD encoded by the coding sequence TTGGACCCGATCGCGATCCGGCACCGGACGAGCTATCGCTACCGCAGCCCTGTGCGGCTCAACCCGCACAGGATGGTGATCCGCCCGCGCGAGAGCCGCGAGCTCCGGCTGCTCTCGATCGAGGTTTCGGTCGCGCCTGAGGCGCGTCTGTCGTGGTCGCAAGACGTGTTCGGCAACGCCGTGGCGATCGCGAGCTTCGCGGACGCGACCGACCTCCTGTCGATCGAGAGCGTCGCAAGGATCGTGCTCGACGCCCCGGCATGGCCGGTCTTCGACGTCGCGGCGTCCGCGATCCAGTATCCGTTTCCCTATTCCGACGACGAGCGCATGGATCTCGGGTCGCTGACGCTCAACCAGCATCTCGACCCGGCAGGCCGGCTCGGCGTCTGGGCGCGCGGGTTCGTGTACGGCCGGCCGACCGATAATCTGTCGCTTCTGAAGGACGTCAACGCCGGCGTCGCGGCTGGAATTTCGTATGAGATCCGCGAGGATGAGGGCACGCAGTCGCCGCTCGAGACACTCGATCGCCGCCGCGGATCATGCCGCGACTTCGCGACCCTATTCGTCGAGACCGTGCGCAGCCTCGGCTTCGGGGCGCGTGTCGTTTCCGGCTATCTCAACGATCCGCAGCTCAACCTGGTGGGCTCGGAGGGCCTCGGCTCGACCCACGCCTGGGCGGAGGTCTATGTGCCGGGCGCCGGCTGGATCACGTTCGACCCGACCAATCGCAGCGTCGGAAGCGCCAATCTCATCCCCGTCGCGGTCGCGCGCGACATCAGGCAGATCATGCCGCTGTCGGGGAGCTATTTGGGAGCCGCCGACACGTTCACGGACATGTCCGTTGAGGTGTCGGTCGTGTCGGCTGCTTCGTCAGCACGCGACTGA
- a CDS encoding cold-shock protein, whose amino-acid sequence MSSGTVKWFNAQKGFGFIAPDNGGADAFVHISAMERAGISDLQEGQKVSYELVADRKSGKMTADQLQIQT is encoded by the coding sequence ATGTCTTCGGGAACAGTCAAATGGTTCAACGCCCAGAAGGGCTTCGGCTTCATCGCGCCGGACAATGGCGGCGCTGACGCGTTTGTGCATATCAGCGCCATGGAGCGCGCAGGGATCTCGGATCTGCAGGAAGGCCAGAAAGTCTCCTACGAGCTCGTCGCCGATCGCAAGAGCGGCAAGATGACGGCCGACCAGCTGCAAATTCAGACCTGA